One genomic window of Punica granatum isolate Tunisia-2019 chromosome 1, ASM765513v2, whole genome shotgun sequence includes the following:
- the LOC116198721 gene encoding flavonoid 3'-monooxygenase CYP75B137-like, with protein MPALTSPFITSFSHAILTWPVQNTSLTKDYVSLLILVLSTVFALTWYLWIFCLRKEKGSPPGPSGLPLVGSLPFLDPELHTYFARLARKYGPVLKIMLGSKAGIIITSPSAAREVLKDHDVTFANRDVPAAGRAASYGGRDIVWTPYGPEWRMLRKVCVLKMLSNTTLDSVYGLRRREVRETVRYFYGRAGSPVNVGEQMFLTVLNVVTSMMWGGTVQGEARARLGAEFRQLVTEFTALLGKPNVSDFFPGLARFDLQGVVKQMNVLVGRLDKIFEMMIEQRLRIEKDTEAAATTGDRERAGEDFLQYLLKLKEEEDGKIPLTMVGIKALLMDMVVGGTDTSSNTVEFAMAEVMNKPHVLAKVQQELDAVVGKDNIVEESHIGSLPYLQAVMKESLRLHPALPLMVPHCPSEDTVVGGFTIPKGSRVFVNVWAIHRDPNLWENPSEFEPERFLNRNRTGDYSGNDFTYFPFGSGRRICAGVAMAERMALYSLATLFHSFDWKLPQGENMDLSEQFGIVLKKKVSLTAIPMPRLSDPALYE; from the exons ATGCCAGCTCTCACCTCACCGTTTATCACTTCCTTCTCTCATGCCATCCTAACATGGCCGGTCCAGAACACAAGTCTTACAAAAGACTACGTCTCACTTCTGATCCTGGTTCTGTCGACCGTCTTCGCCCTCACCTGGTACCTATGGATCTTTTgcttgagaaaagaaaagggaagccCGCCGGGCCCTTCCGGCCTCCCGCTCGTCGGGAGCCTGCCCTTCTTGGACCCTGAGCTCCACACGTACTTCGCTCGCCTGGCTCGCAAGTACGGTCCTGTCCTCAAAATCATGCTCGGAAGCAAGGCCGGCATCATTATCACCTCTCCCTCCGCTGCCCGTGAGGTCCTAAAGGACCATGACGTCACTTTTGCCAACCGGGACGTGCCTGCAGCTGGCCGGGCTGCCTCGTACGGCGGGAGGGACATCGTGTGGACTCCATACGGTCCCGAGTGGAGGATGCTCCGGAAGGTGTGCGTGCTCAAGATGCTCAGCAACACGACCCTCGACTCAGTTTACGGGCTCAGGAGGCGAGAGGTCCGCGAGACCGTCCGGTACTTCTATGGACGGGCAGGGTCACCAGTGAACGTGGGAGAGCAAATGTTCCTCACGGTCCTGAACGTGGTCACGAGCATGATGTGGGGCGGGACCGTGCAGGGCGAGGCTCGGGCCAGGCTAGGCGCAGAGTTCAGGCAGTTGGTAACGGAGTTTACGGCCCTCCTGGGGAAGCCGAACGTGTCGGATTTCTTCCCCGGCCTGGCCCGGTTCGACCTGCAAGGGGTcgtgaagcagatgaatgtgctTGTTGGGCGGCTTGACAAGATCTTTGAGATGATGATTGAGCAGCGGCTGAGAATCGAGAAGGACACTGAAGCCGCTGCCACCACGGGCGACCGGGAAAGAGCCGGCGAGGATTTCTTGCAGTATCTGCTGAAGCTgaaggaagaggaggatgGCAAGATCCCGCTGACTATGGTTGGCATCAAAGCTCTATTAATG GATATGGTGGTGGGCGGCACAGACACGTCTTCCAACACGGTGGAGTTCGCCATGGCGGAGGTGATGAACAAGCCCCACGTCCTCGCCAAAGTCCAGCAAGAGCTCGACGCGGTTGTCGGTAAGGACAACATCGTAGAGGAATCCCACATTGGCAGCCTCCCCTATCTCCAAGCCGTCATGAAGGAGTCCCTCCGCCTCCACCCAGCTCTCCCTCTGATGGTCCCGCACTGCCCCAGCGAGGACACCGTCGTTGGTGGCTTCACTATCCCGAAGGGTTCCAGGGTCTTTGTTAACGTGTGGGCCATCCACCGCGACCCGAACCTTTGGGAGAATCCATCCGAATTTGAACCCGAGAGGTTCCTGAACAGGAATAGGACAGGGGACTACAGTGGCAATGACTTCACGTACTTCCCATTTGGATCCGGGAGGAGGATATGCGCCGGAGTAGCAATGGCGGAGAGGATGGCGTTGTACTCCCTCGCGACCCTCTTCCATTCATTCGATTGGAAGCTGCCTCAGGGGGAGAATATGGATCTGTCCGAGCAGTTTGGGATCGTCCTGAAGAAGAAGGTGTCACTAACCGCTATTCCGATGCCAAGGCTGTCCGATCCCGCTCTCTACGAATAG